The Lasioglossum baleicum unplaced genomic scaffold, iyLasBale1 scaffold0021, whole genome shotgun sequence genome contains a region encoding:
- the LOC143219136 gene encoding uncharacterized protein LOC143219136 isoform X3 — protein MEKKVDQKEYLRKYLSSGYGDDKKKKKKKKHVGVKTVKIIDDDLDLKNMRPIEDNEFDIYITGEDAPQIAGVVDERGPVDFTDKRRWKIIADSQDGDLTITSQYRNNKQSKNITNDSNNGSSPARKESKRHTNLHNKSSQKNRNSDSDSDEDIPSHKNKKHTKRKKKISESDSSPPRKTKSKNYDSDLSPPRKSKTKNYDSDLSPPRKSKSKNYDSDASPRRKSKSKNCDSDLSPPRKTKSKNYDSDLSPPRKSKSKNYDSDLSPPRKSKSKNYDSDASPPRKSKSKNYDSDLSPPRKTKSKNYDSDTSPPGKSKSKNYDPDLSPPRQTKKGEYEKRKSRTDLPSRRFEKDLSPPRQSRKHKYGDSQASVHKESKRHKHSDKSSWSEKGHQDSDTSPPRRRNRDSSGSKSKEDNRDLYKSKRKWDSKYQSEGSSRKDRSTRDTSDYKRVDSKHRDNEEDSDKRMKKTLDGKTAGLQDAKALREETEAYKKREAEHFSKLSKEVTGVGQAVVLRDSKTGRKRNLEAEAAEEREKQKRQSELNEKYAKWGKGLKQVEDREEKLKDDLYEMSKPLARYADDADLDKRLREQEREGDPMLEYIKQKQIKEGKRQPDRPTYEGSYMPNRFGIKPGYRWDGVDRSNGYEKRWFEAQNAKTALQEEAYKWSTSDM, from the exons ATGGAGAAGAAAGTAGACCAGAAGGAGTATTTGAGGAAATATTTGTCTTCGGGATATGGCGACgacaaaaagaagaagaaaaagaagaagcatGTAGGAGTAAAAAC AGTAAAAATCATTGACGATGACTTAGACCTGAAGAATATGAGGCCGATCGAAGATAACGAATTTGATATTTACATTACCGGAGAAGATGCCCCTCAAATTGCTGGTGTAGTGGATGAACGTGGACCAGTCGATTTCACAGATAAAAGAAGATGGAAAATTATAGCTGACAGTCAAGACGGAGATTTGACTATTACAAGCCAATACAGGAACAACAAACAGTCTAAGAACATTACAAATGACTCCAATAATGGTTCAAGTCCAGCCAGAAAAGAATCTAAAAGGCATACTAATTTACATAATAAAAGTTCCCAAAAGAATCGAAATAGCGATAGCGATTCGGACGAAGACATTCCATCTCACAAAAACAAAAAACAtacaaaaaggaaaaagaaaatatcTGAATCTGATTCGAGTCCACCTAGGAAAACTAAATCCAAGAACTATGATTCTGATTTAAGTCCACCTAGAAAATCGAAAACTAAGAATTACGATTCTGATTTAAGTCCACCTAGAAAATCGAAATCTAAGAACTATGATTCTGATGCAAGTCCACGTAGAAAGTCTAAATCCAAGAACTGTGATTCTGATTTAAGTCCACCTAGGAAAACTAAATCTAAGAATTACGATTCTGATTTAAGTCCACCTAGAAAATCGAAATCTAAGAATTACGATTCTGATTTAAGTCCACCTAGAAAATCGAAATCTAAGAACTATGATTCTGATGCAAGTCCACCTAGAAAGTCTAAATCCAAGAACTATGATTCTGATTTAAGTCCAC CTAGAAAAACTAAATCCAAGAACTATGATTCCGATACAAGTCCGCCTGGAAAGTCTAAATCCAAGAACTATGATCCCGATTTAAGTCCACCGAGACAAACTAAAAAGGGCGAGTATGAGAAAAGAAAATCAAGAACAGACTTACCATCAAGAAGATTTGAAAAAGATCTTAGTCCGCCTAGACAGAGTAGAAAGCACAAATATGGAGACTCGCAAGCAAGTGTACACAAGGAGAGCAAACGTCATAAGCATTCGGATAAAAGTTCTTGGTCTGAAAAAGGACATCAGGATTCGGATACGAGTCCACCTCGTAGAAGGAACAGAGACAGTAGTGGAAGCAAATCCAAGGAAGATAATAGAGATTTATACAAATCTAAAAGGAAATGGGACAGTAAATATCAATCAGAAGGTTCTTCTAGAAAAGACAGATCTACAAGGGACACTAGTGACTATAAAAGAGTGGATTCGAAACACAGAGACAATGAAGAAGACAGTGATAAGCGAATGAAGAAAACGTTAGATGGAAAGACAGCAGGGTTACAAGACGCCAAGGCGTTACGAGAAGAGACAGAAGCGTACAAAAAGAGAGAAGCTGAACATTTCAGCAAG CTTAGTAAAGAGGTTACTGGCGTTGGCCAGGCCGTAGTCCTAAGAGATTCTAAAACGGGTAGAAAACGTAACTTAGAAGCGGAAGCAGCCGAAGAGCGTGAGAAACAGAAGCGACAGAGCGAATTGAATGAGAAGTATGCTAAATGGGGAAAGGG GTTGAAACAAGTGGAAGATCGcgaagaaaaattaaaagacGATCTCTACGAAATGAGTAAACCACTCGCGCGATATGCAGACGATGCTGATTTAGACAAAAGACTCAGAGAACAAGAAAGAGAAGGTGATCCAATGTTGGAGTATATTAAACAAAAACAGATTAAGGAAGGAAAAAGACAACCAG ATCGACCAACATACGAGGGATCCTACATGCCGAATCGATTTGGTATTAAACCTGGTTATCGATGGGACGGTGTCGACAGGAGCAACGGTTACGAGAAACGCTGGTTCGAAGCGCAAAACGCGAAGACGGCGCTTCAAGAAGAAGCATATAAATGGAGCACATCCGATATGTAA
- the LOC143219136 gene encoding uncharacterized protein LOC143219136 isoform X1 — protein MEKKVDQKEYLRKYLSSGYGDDKKKKKKKKHVGVKTVKIIDDDLDLKNMRPIEDNEFDIYITGEDAPQIAGVVDERGPVDFTDKRRWKIIADSQDGDLTITSQYRNNKQSKNITNDSNNGSSPARKESKRHTNLHNKSSQKNRNSDSDSDEDIPSHKNKKHTKRKKKISESDSSPPRKTKSKNYDSDLSPPRKSKTKNYDSDLSPPRKSKSKNYDSDASPRRKSKSKNCDSDLSPPRKTKSKNYDSDLSPPRKSKSKNYDSDLSPPRKSKSKNYDSDASPPRKSKSKNYDSDLSPPRKSKTKNYDSDLSPPRKSKSKNYDSDLSPPRKSKSKNCDSDLSPPRKSKSKNYDSDLSPPRKTKSKNYNPDFSPPRKTKSKNYNPDFSPPRKTKSKNYDSDLSPPRKTKSKNYDSDTSPPGKSKSKNYDPDLSPPRQTKKGEYEKRKSRTDLPSRRFEKDLSPPRQSRKHKYGDSQASVHKESKRHKHSDKSSWSEKGHQDSDTSPPRRRNRDSSGSKSKEDNRDLYKSKRKWDSKYQSEGSSRKDRSTRDTSDYKRVDSKHRDNEEDSDKRMKKTLDGKTAGLQDAKALREETEAYKKREAEHFSKLSKEVTGVGQAVVLRDSKTGRKRNLEAEAAEEREKQKRQSELNEKYAKWGKGLKQVEDREEKLKDDLYEMSKPLARYADDADLDKRLREQEREGDPMLEYIKQKQIKEGKRQPDRPTYEGSYMPNRFGIKPGYRWDGVDRSNGYEKRWFEAQNAKTALQEEAYKWSTSDM, from the exons ATGGAGAAGAAAGTAGACCAGAAGGAGTATTTGAGGAAATATTTGTCTTCGGGATATGGCGACgacaaaaagaagaagaaaaagaagaagcatGTAGGAGTAAAAAC AGTAAAAATCATTGACGATGACTTAGACCTGAAGAATATGAGGCCGATCGAAGATAACGAATTTGATATTTACATTACCGGAGAAGATGCCCCTCAAATTGCTGGTGTAGTGGATGAACGTGGACCAGTCGATTTCACAGATAAAAGAAGATGGAAAATTATAGCTGACAGTCAAGACGGAGATTTGACTATTACAAGCCAATACAGGAACAACAAACAGTCTAAGAACATTACAAATGACTCCAATAATGGTTCAAGTCCAGCCAGAAAAGAATCTAAAAGGCATACTAATTTACATAATAAAAGTTCCCAAAAGAATCGAAATAGCGATAGCGATTCGGACGAAGACATTCCATCTCACAAAAACAAAAAACAtacaaaaaggaaaaagaaaatatcTGAATCTGATTCGAGTCCACCTAGGAAAACTAAATCCAAGAACTATGATTCTGATTTAAGTCCACCTAGAAAATCGAAAACTAAGAATTACGATTCTGATTTAAGTCCACCTAGAAAATCGAAATCTAAGAACTATGATTCTGATGCAAGTCCACGTAGAAAGTCTAAATCCAAGAACTGTGATTCTGATTTAAGTCCACCTAGGAAAACTAAATCTAAGAATTACGATTCTGATTTAAGTCCACCTAGAAAATCGAAATCTAAGAATTACGATTCTGATTTAAGTCCACCTAGAAAATCGAAATCTAAGAACTATGATTCTGATGCAAGTCCACCTAGAAAGTCTAAATCCAAGAACTATGATTCTGATTTAAGTCCACCTAGAAAATCGAAAACTAAGAATTACGATTCTGATTTAAGTCCACCTAGAAAATCGAAATCTAAGAACTACGATTCTGATTTAAGTCCACCTAGAAAATCGAAATCTAAGAATTGCGATTCTGATTTAAGTCCACCTAGAAAGTCTAAATCCAAGAACTATGATTCTGATTTAAGTCCACCTAGGAAAACTAAATCCAAGAACTATAATCCCGATTTTAGTCCACCTAGGAAAACTAAATCCAAGAACTATAATCCCGATTTTAGTCCACCTAGGAAAACTAAATCGAAGAACTATGATTCTGATTTAAGTCCACCTAGAAAAACTAAATCCAAGAACTATGATTCCGATACAAGTCCGCCTGGAAAGTCTAAATCCAAGAACTATGATCCCGATTTAAGTCCACCGAGACAAACTAAAAAGGGCGAGTATGAGAAAAGAAAATCAAGAACAGACTTACCATCAAGAAGATTTGAAAAAGATCTTAGTCCGCCTAGACAGAGTAGAAAGCACAAATATGGAGACTCGCAAGCAAGTGTACACAAGGAGAGCAAACGTCATAAGCATTCGGATAAAAGTTCTTGGTCTGAAAAAGGACATCAGGATTCGGATACGAGTCCACCTCGTAGAAGGAACAGAGACAGTAGTGGAAGCAAATCCAAGGAAGATAATAGAGATTTATACAAATCTAAAAGGAAATGGGACAGTAAATATCAATCAGAAGGTTCTTCTAGAAAAGACAGATCTACAAGGGACACTAGTGACTATAAAAGAGTGGATTCGAAACACAGAGACAATGAAGAAGACAGTGATAAGCGAATGAAGAAAACGTTAGATGGAAAGACAGCAGGGTTACAAGACGCCAAGGCGTTACGAGAAGAGACAGAAGCGTACAAAAAGAGAGAAGCTGAACATTTCAGCAAG CTTAGTAAAGAGGTTACTGGCGTTGGCCAGGCCGTAGTCCTAAGAGATTCTAAAACGGGTAGAAAACGTAACTTAGAAGCGGAAGCAGCCGAAGAGCGTGAGAAACAGAAGCGACAGAGCGAATTGAATGAGAAGTATGCTAAATGGGGAAAGGG GTTGAAACAAGTGGAAGATCGcgaagaaaaattaaaagacGATCTCTACGAAATGAGTAAACCACTCGCGCGATATGCAGACGATGCTGATTTAGACAAAAGACTCAGAGAACAAGAAAGAGAAGGTGATCCAATGTTGGAGTATATTAAACAAAAACAGATTAAGGAAGGAAAAAGACAACCAG ATCGACCAACATACGAGGGATCCTACATGCCGAATCGATTTGGTATTAAACCTGGTTATCGATGGGACGGTGTCGACAGGAGCAACGGTTACGAGAAACGCTGGTTCGAAGCGCAAAACGCGAAGACGGCGCTTCAAGAAGAAGCATATAAATGGAGCACATCCGATATGTAA
- the LOC143219136 gene encoding uncharacterized protein LOC143219136 isoform X2 encodes MEKKVDQKEYLRKYLSSGYGDDKKKKKKKKHVGVKTVKIIDDDLDLKNMRPIEDNEFDIYITGEDAPQIAGVVDERGPVDFTDKRRWKIIADSQDGDLTITSQYRNNKQSKNITNDSNNGSSPARKESKRHTNLHNKSSQKNRNSDSDSDEDIPSHKNKKHTKRKKKISESDSSPPRKTKSKNYDSDLSPPRKSKTKNYDSDLSPPRKSKSKNYDSDASPRRKSKSKNCDSDLSPPRKTKSKNYDSDLSPPRKSKSKNYDSDLSPPRKSKSKNYDSDASPPRKSKSKNYDSDLSPPRKSKTKNYDSDLSPPRKSKSKNYDSDLSPPRKSKSKNCDSDLSPPRKSKSKNYDSDLSPPRKTKSKNYDSDTSPPGKSKSKNYDPDLSPPRQTKKGEYEKRKSRTDLPSRRFEKDLSPPRQSRKHKYGDSQASVHKESKRHKHSDKSSWSEKGHQDSDTSPPRRRNRDSSGSKSKEDNRDLYKSKRKWDSKYQSEGSSRKDRSTRDTSDYKRVDSKHRDNEEDSDKRMKKTLDGKTAGLQDAKALREETEAYKKREAEHFSKLSKEVTGVGQAVVLRDSKTGRKRNLEAEAAEEREKQKRQSELNEKYAKWGKGLKQVEDREEKLKDDLYEMSKPLARYADDADLDKRLREQEREGDPMLEYIKQKQIKEGKRQPDRPTYEGSYMPNRFGIKPGYRWDGVDRSNGYEKRWFEAQNAKTALQEEAYKWSTSDM; translated from the exons ATGGAGAAGAAAGTAGACCAGAAGGAGTATTTGAGGAAATATTTGTCTTCGGGATATGGCGACgacaaaaagaagaagaaaaagaagaagcatGTAGGAGTAAAAAC AGTAAAAATCATTGACGATGACTTAGACCTGAAGAATATGAGGCCGATCGAAGATAACGAATTTGATATTTACATTACCGGAGAAGATGCCCCTCAAATTGCTGGTGTAGTGGATGAACGTGGACCAGTCGATTTCACAGATAAAAGAAGATGGAAAATTATAGCTGACAGTCAAGACGGAGATTTGACTATTACAAGCCAATACAGGAACAACAAACAGTCTAAGAACATTACAAATGACTCCAATAATGGTTCAAGTCCAGCCAGAAAAGAATCTAAAAGGCATACTAATTTACATAATAAAAGTTCCCAAAAGAATCGAAATAGCGATAGCGATTCGGACGAAGACATTCCATCTCACAAAAACAAAAAACAtacaaaaaggaaaaagaaaatatcTGAATCTGATTCGAGTCCACCTAGGAAAACTAAATCCAAGAACTATGATTCTGATTTAAGTCCACCTAGAAAATCGAAAACTAAGAATTACGATTCTGATTTAAGTCCACCTAGAAAATCGAAATCTAAGAACTATGATTCTGATGCAAGTCCACGTAGAAAGTCTAAATCCAAGAACTGTGATTCTGATTTAAGTCCACCTAGGAAAACTAAATCTAAGAATTACGATTCTGATTTAAGTCCACCTAGAAAATCGAAATCTAAGAATTACGATTCTGATTTAAGTCCACCTAGAAAATCGAAATCTAAGAACTATGATTCTGATGCAAGTCCACCTAGAAAGTCTAAATCCAAGAACTATGATTCTGATTTAAGTCCACCTAGAAAATCGAAAACTAAGAATTACGATTCTGATTTAAGTCCACCTAGAAAATCGAAATCTAAGAACTACGATTCTGATTTAAGTCCACCTAGAAAATCGAAATCTAAGAATTGCGATTCTGATTTAAGTCCACCTAGAAAGTCTAAATCCAAGAACTATGATTCTGATTTAAGTCCAC CTAGAAAAACTAAATCCAAGAACTATGATTCCGATACAAGTCCGCCTGGAAAGTCTAAATCCAAGAACTATGATCCCGATTTAAGTCCACCGAGACAAACTAAAAAGGGCGAGTATGAGAAAAGAAAATCAAGAACAGACTTACCATCAAGAAGATTTGAAAAAGATCTTAGTCCGCCTAGACAGAGTAGAAAGCACAAATATGGAGACTCGCAAGCAAGTGTACACAAGGAGAGCAAACGTCATAAGCATTCGGATAAAAGTTCTTGGTCTGAAAAAGGACATCAGGATTCGGATACGAGTCCACCTCGTAGAAGGAACAGAGACAGTAGTGGAAGCAAATCCAAGGAAGATAATAGAGATTTATACAAATCTAAAAGGAAATGGGACAGTAAATATCAATCAGAAGGTTCTTCTAGAAAAGACAGATCTACAAGGGACACTAGTGACTATAAAAGAGTGGATTCGAAACACAGAGACAATGAAGAAGACAGTGATAAGCGAATGAAGAAAACGTTAGATGGAAAGACAGCAGGGTTACAAGACGCCAAGGCGTTACGAGAAGAGACAGAAGCGTACAAAAAGAGAGAAGCTGAACATTTCAGCAAG CTTAGTAAAGAGGTTACTGGCGTTGGCCAGGCCGTAGTCCTAAGAGATTCTAAAACGGGTAGAAAACGTAACTTAGAAGCGGAAGCAGCCGAAGAGCGTGAGAAACAGAAGCGACAGAGCGAATTGAATGAGAAGTATGCTAAATGGGGAAAGGG GTTGAAACAAGTGGAAGATCGcgaagaaaaattaaaagacGATCTCTACGAAATGAGTAAACCACTCGCGCGATATGCAGACGATGCTGATTTAGACAAAAGACTCAGAGAACAAGAAAGAGAAGGTGATCCAATGTTGGAGTATATTAAACAAAAACAGATTAAGGAAGGAAAAAGACAACCAG ATCGACCAACATACGAGGGATCCTACATGCCGAATCGATTTGGTATTAAACCTGGTTATCGATGGGACGGTGTCGACAGGAGCAACGGTTACGAGAAACGCTGGTTCGAAGCGCAAAACGCGAAGACGGCGCTTCAAGAAGAAGCATATAAATGGAGCACATCCGATATGTAA